One region of Streptomyces leeuwenhoekii genomic DNA includes:
- a CDS encoding DUF948 domain-containing protein, with amino-acid sequence MHTVSGGEVAGILVAVFWAILVSFLAVALARLAQTLKATTKLVADVTDQAVPLLADASAAVRSAQTQIDRVDAIASDVQEVTSNASALSTTVASTFGGPLVKVAAFGYGVRRAIAGRKEDVPAKPPRRTVIVGRTISASRRAKRDSRGKRD; translated from the coding sequence GTGCACACAGTGTCCGGTGGAGAGGTGGCCGGGATCCTGGTGGCCGTCTTCTGGGCGATCCTGGTCTCGTTCCTCGCCGTCGCGCTGGCGAGGCTGGCCCAGACGCTCAAGGCGACCACCAAGCTCGTGGCGGACGTGACCGACCAGGCCGTCCCGCTGCTGGCCGACGCCTCCGCGGCCGTGCGCTCCGCGCAGACCCAGATCGACCGGGTCGACGCCATCGCCTCGGACGTCCAGGAGGTCACCTCGAACGCCTCCGCGCTGTCGACCACCGTCGCCTCCACCTTCGGCGGCCCGCTGGTCAAGGTCGCGGCCTTCGGCTACGGCGTGCGCCGGGCCATCGCAGGCCGCAAGGAGGACGTGCCCGCCAAGCCGCCGAGGCGCACCGTGATCGTGGGCCGCACCATTTCGGCCTCGCGACGGGCCAAGCGGGATTCACGCGGAAAGAGGGACTGA
- a CDS encoding ATP-binding protein, whose translation MRNLRLEGVPPNGNLPLELDAFVGRAAELAGLARALGAGRLVTVTGVGGVGKSRLAVRAAARSALPDGVWRVDLAPVLDAEFVDYAVVEALGLTDHTTRPPRETLLEHLADRDLLLVLDGVEHLVDACASLVVDLLGRAPGLRVLAVGRRPLSVAGERLFPLAPLGVDEAAELLRVRAAQQGAAPGDGPEVRELCRRLDGIPLAIELAAGRLGALSPGQMLRRLDDRFRLLTGGGRSALPRHRTLRTAIGWSHELCTPQERLLWARLSVFAGGFDLEAAEYVCGGSGLPAEDLLDVLSSLLGQSVLTREETPAGPRYRMLDTVRAYGADWLEGTGDAARVRRRHRDWYLGLATSCELEWFSPRQREVAARIEAELPNLRGALEYSLAGPEETHLGQYLAGSLWFCWVGCGRLSEGRRWLDQAVRLGTGRAAPELSRLKALWVLGYVAVLQGDTAAALTALQECRTRAERTANATALAYAEHRTGCLALITDDMTGAETLLRSALERYQEIGELNSNVLMGRVELAMTRAFQGDLADAVRLCEDVYRVCEDHGERWARSYAQYVLAYAAWSDGDQARARELLTECLGSSHGFRDLLASVLSVELLALVTVTEGHAREAAVLQGAAERMWPSVGLRLFGSAHYNAPHELCEATAREELGDERYEECVREGARLSREEAVARALLRPGSPDGLPAPRGPVPRAGAPARTAKPAASPTRKGGETTG comes from the coding sequence ATGCGGAATCTTCGGCTCGAGGGCGTGCCACCGAACGGGAATCTGCCGCTGGAGCTCGACGCGTTCGTGGGACGTGCGGCGGAGCTCGCCGGCCTGGCCCGCGCGCTCGGCGCCGGGCGGCTGGTCACGGTGACCGGGGTCGGCGGAGTCGGCAAGTCCCGCCTCGCGGTGCGGGCCGCCGCCCGGTCGGCGCTCCCGGACGGGGTGTGGCGGGTGGACCTGGCGCCGGTGCTCGACGCGGAGTTCGTGGATTACGCGGTCGTGGAGGCCCTGGGGCTCACCGACCACACCACCCGGCCGCCGCGCGAGACGCTGCTGGAGCACCTCGCCGACCGCGATCTGCTGCTGGTCCTGGACGGCGTCGAGCACCTGGTGGACGCGTGTGCCTCCCTGGTGGTCGACCTGCTGGGCCGGGCGCCCGGTCTCAGGGTGCTGGCGGTGGGCCGCAGACCGCTGTCGGTGGCCGGGGAGCGACTGTTCCCGCTGGCGCCCCTCGGTGTCGACGAGGCGGCCGAGCTGCTGCGGGTCCGCGCGGCGCAGCAGGGGGCGGCGCCGGGGGACGGGCCGGAGGTGCGGGAGCTGTGCCGCCGCCTGGACGGGATCCCGCTGGCCATCGAGCTGGCCGCGGGGCGGCTGGGGGCGCTGTCGCCGGGGCAGATGCTGCGCCGGCTGGACGACCGGTTCCGCCTGCTGACCGGCGGCGGGCGGTCGGCGCTCCCCCGGCACCGGACGCTGCGTACGGCGATCGGCTGGAGCCACGAGCTGTGCACGCCGCAGGAGCGGCTGCTCTGGGCGCGCCTGTCGGTGTTCGCGGGCGGCTTCGATCTGGAGGCCGCCGAGTACGTGTGCGGCGGGAGCGGCCTGCCCGCCGAGGACCTGCTCGACGTCCTGTCGTCCCTGCTCGGGCAGTCCGTGCTGACCCGCGAGGAGACGCCGGCGGGGCCGCGCTACCGGATGCTGGACACGGTGCGGGCCTACGGCGCCGACTGGCTGGAGGGGACGGGGGACGCGGCGCGGGTGCGGCGGCGGCACCGGGACTGGTACCTGGGACTGGCCACCTCCTGCGAACTGGAGTGGTTCTCGCCGCGCCAGCGGGAGGTCGCCGCGCGTATCGAGGCGGAGCTGCCGAATCTGCGCGGCGCACTGGAGTACAGCCTGGCCGGTCCGGAGGAGACCCATCTGGGTCAGTACCTGGCGGGCTCCCTGTGGTTCTGCTGGGTCGGCTGCGGGCGGTTGTCGGAGGGGCGGCGCTGGCTGGACCAGGCGGTCCGGCTCGGCACCGGGCGCGCCGCCCCCGAGCTGTCGCGGCTCAAGGCCCTGTGGGTGCTCGGCTATGTGGCGGTCCTGCAAGGCGACACGGCGGCCGCGCTGACGGCGCTCCAGGAGTGCCGCACACGGGCGGAGCGAACGGCGAACGCGACGGCGCTGGCGTACGCGGAGCACCGCACCGGCTGCCTGGCGCTGATCACGGACGACATGACGGGCGCGGAAACGCTGCTGCGGTCGGCACTGGAGCGCTACCAGGAGATCGGCGAGCTCAACAGCAATGTGCTGATGGGCCGGGTGGAGCTGGCGATGACGCGGGCGTTCCAGGGCGACCTGGCGGACGCGGTGCGCCTGTGCGAGGACGTGTACCGGGTGTGCGAGGACCACGGCGAGCGGTGGGCCCGCTCCTACGCGCAGTACGTGCTGGCGTACGCCGCCTGGAGCGACGGCGATCAGGCCCGGGCCCGGGAGCTGCTGACCGAGTGCCTGGGCAGTTCGCACGGCTTCCGCGACCTGCTGGCCTCGGTGCTGTCGGTGGAGCTGCTGGCCCTGGTCACGGTGACGGAGGGCCACGCGAGGGAGGCGGCCGTGCTGCAGGGTGCCGCGGAGCGGATGTGGCCGTCGGTGGGGCTGCGGCTGTTCGGCTCGGCGCACTACAACGCGCCGCACGAGCTGTGCGAGGCGACGGCCCGGGAGGAGCTGGGCGACGAGCGGTACGAGGAGTGCGTGCGCGAGGGGGCGCGGCTGAGCCGGGAGGAGGCGGTCGCCCGCGCGCTGCTGCGGCCGGGATCCCCGGACGGGCTGCCGGCGCCGCGGGGGCCGGTTCCGCGGGCGGGGGCGCCCGCGCGCACGGCGAAGCCCGCCGCCTCGCCCACCCGGAAGGGCGGGGAGACGACGGGCTAA
- the ruvX gene encoding Holliday junction resolvase RuvX, translating to MRRGRRLAIDVGDARIGVASCDPDGILATPVETVPGRDIPAAHRRLKQLVEEYEPIEVVVGLPRSLKGGEGPAAVKVRGFAGELARTIAPVGVRLVDERMTTVTASQGLRASGVRSKKGRSVIDQAAAVIILQQALESERVSGEAPGEGVEAVT from the coding sequence ATGCGCCGCGGCCGACGCCTCGCCATCGACGTCGGGGACGCCCGCATCGGGGTCGCCTCGTGCGACCCCGACGGGATCCTCGCCACCCCGGTGGAGACCGTCCCCGGACGGGACATTCCGGCGGCCCACCGCCGGCTGAAGCAGCTCGTCGAGGAGTACGAGCCGATCGAGGTCGTCGTCGGTCTCCCTCGCTCCCTCAAGGGGGGCGAGGGCCCGGCCGCGGTCAAGGTCCGCGGTTTCGCCGGGGAGCTGGCCCGTACGATCGCCCCGGTCGGCGTCCGGCTCGTCGACGAGCGGATGACGACGGTGACCGCCAGCCAGGGGCTGCGCGCCTCGGGCGTGCGGTCGAAGAAGGGGCGCTCCGTGATCGACCAGGCCGCCGCCGTGATCATCCTTCAGCAGGCGCTCGAATCCGAACGGGTGTCAGGCGAAGCACCCGGTGAGGGCGTCGAAGCGGTCACCTGA
- the alaS gene encoding alanine--tRNA ligase, whose amino-acid sequence MESAEIRRRWLSFFEERGHTVVPSASLIADDPTLLLVNAGMVPFKPYFLGEVKPQFSRATSVQKCVRTPDIEEVGKTTRHGTFFQMCGNFSFGDYFKEGAIKLAWELLTSPQDKGGYGLDPERLWITVYQDDDEAEQIWRDVVGVPAERIQRLGKKDNFWSMGVPGPCGPCSEINYDRGPEFGVEGGPAVNDERYVEIWNLVFMQYERGEGTGKEDFPILGDLPAKNIDTGLGLERLAMILQGVQNMYEIDTSMAVIKKATELTGVAYGDAHGSDVSLRVVTDHIRTAVMLIGDGVTPGNEGRGYVLRRIMRRAIRNMRLLGATGPVVKDLIDVVIGMMGQQYPELITDRERIEKVALAEENAFLKTLKAGTNILDTAVSETKAAGGTVLPGDKAFLLHDTWGFPIDLTLEMAAEQGLSVDEDGFRRLMKEQRERAKADAQAKKTGHADLGAYREIADRAGATDFIGYTDTEGESTIVGILVDGVSSPAATEGDEVEIVLDRTPFYAEGGGQIGDTGRIKTDSGAVIEVRDCQKPVPGVYVHKGVVQVGEVTVGAKGHASIDARRRKAIARAHSATHLTHQALRDALGPTAAQAGSENQPGRFRFDFGSPSAVPQTVMLDVEQKINEVLARDLDVRADIMSIDEAKKQGAIAEFGEKYGERVRVVTIGDFSKELCGGTHVHNTAQLGLVKLLGESSIGSGVRRIEALVGVDAYSFLAREHTVVNQLTELLKGRPEELPEKVSAMLGKLKDAEKEIEKFRAEKVLQAAAGLAESAKDVRGVALVTGRVPDGTTADDLRKLVLDVRGRIQGGRAAVVALFTTVNGKPLTVIATNEAARERGLKAGDLVRTAAKTLGGGGGGKPDVAQGGGQNPAAIGEAVDAVERLVAETAK is encoded by the coding sequence ATGGAGTCGGCTGAGATCCGCCGTCGCTGGCTGAGCTTCTTCGAGGAGCGCGGGCACACCGTCGTCCCTTCGGCGTCGCTCATCGCGGACGACCCGACTCTGCTCCTGGTCAACGCCGGCATGGTGCCCTTCAAGCCCTACTTCCTGGGCGAGGTCAAGCCGCAGTTCAGCCGCGCCACCAGTGTGCAGAAGTGCGTGCGCACGCCGGACATCGAAGAGGTCGGCAAGACCACCCGGCACGGCACGTTCTTCCAGATGTGCGGCAACTTCTCCTTCGGCGACTACTTCAAGGAAGGCGCCATCAAGCTCGCCTGGGAGCTGCTCACCAGCCCCCAGGACAAGGGCGGTTACGGCCTCGACCCCGAGCGTCTGTGGATCACCGTCTACCAGGACGACGACGAGGCCGAGCAGATCTGGCGCGACGTCGTCGGCGTCCCCGCCGAGCGCATCCAGCGCCTGGGCAAGAAGGACAACTTCTGGTCCATGGGCGTCCCCGGTCCCTGCGGCCCCTGCTCCGAGATCAACTACGACCGCGGCCCGGAATTCGGCGTCGAGGGCGGCCCCGCCGTCAACGACGAGCGGTACGTGGAGATCTGGAACCTGGTCTTCATGCAGTACGAGCGGGGCGAGGGCACCGGCAAGGAGGACTTCCCGATCCTCGGTGACCTGCCCGCCAAGAACATCGACACCGGCCTCGGCCTCGAGCGGCTCGCCATGATTCTGCAGGGCGTGCAGAACATGTACGAGATCGACACCTCCATGGCCGTCATCAAGAAGGCCACCGAGCTGACCGGCGTGGCCTACGGCGACGCCCACGGCTCGGACGTCTCCCTGCGCGTGGTCACCGACCACATCCGCACCGCCGTGATGCTCATCGGCGACGGCGTGACCCCGGGCAACGAGGGCCGCGGCTACGTGCTGCGCCGCATCATGCGCCGCGCCATCCGCAACATGCGCCTGCTCGGCGCCACCGGCCCGGTCGTCAAGGACCTGATCGACGTCGTGATCGGCATGATGGGGCAGCAGTACCCCGAGCTGATCACCGACCGCGAGCGCATCGAGAAGGTCGCCCTCGCCGAGGAGAACGCCTTCCTCAAGACGCTGAAGGCCGGCACCAACATCCTCGACACCGCCGTGTCCGAGACCAAGGCCGCCGGCGGCACGGTCCTCCCCGGCGACAAGGCCTTCCTGCTCCACGACACCTGGGGCTTCCCGATCGACCTCACCCTGGAGATGGCCGCCGAGCAGGGGCTGTCCGTGGACGAGGACGGCTTCCGCCGCCTGATGAAGGAGCAGCGGGAGCGGGCCAAGGCCGACGCCCAGGCCAAGAAGACCGGCCACGCCGATCTCGGCGCCTACCGCGAGATCGCCGACCGCGCCGGTGCCACCGACTTCATCGGCTACACCGACACCGAGGGCGAGTCCACGATCGTCGGCATCCTCGTCGACGGTGTGTCCTCCCCGGCCGCCACCGAGGGCGACGAGGTCGAGATCGTCCTCGACCGCACCCCGTTCTACGCCGAGGGCGGCGGCCAGATCGGCGACACCGGCCGGATCAAGACCGACTCCGGTGCCGTCATCGAGGTCCGCGACTGCCAGAAGCCGGTCCCGGGCGTCTACGTCCACAAGGGCGTCGTCCAGGTCGGCGAGGTCACCGTCGGCGCCAAGGGCCACGCCTCGATCGACGCCCGCCGCCGCAAGGCCATCGCCCGCGCCCACTCGGCCACCCACCTCACCCACCAGGCCCTGCGCGACGCGCTCGGCCCGACGGCCGCCCAGGCCGGTTCGGAGAACCAGCCCGGCCGCTTCCGCTTCGACTTCGGCTCGCCGTCCGCCGTCCCGCAGACGGTGATGCTCGACGTCGAGCAGAAGATCAACGAGGTGCTCGCCCGCGACCTCGACGTGCGCGCCGACATCATGAGCATCGACGAGGCCAAGAAGCAGGGCGCCATCGCCGAGTTCGGCGAGAAGTACGGCGAGCGGGTCCGCGTCGTGACCATCGGCGACTTCTCCAAGGAGCTGTGCGGCGGCACGCACGTGCACAACACCGCCCAGCTCGGCCTGGTGAAGCTGCTCGGCGAGTCCTCCATCGGCTCCGGTGTGCGCCGTATCGAGGCCCTCGTCGGCGTGGACGCCTACAGCTTCCTCGCCCGTGAGCACACGGTCGTCAACCAGCTCACCGAGCTGCTCAAGGGCCGCCCGGAGGAGCTCCCGGAGAAGGTCTCCGCCATGCTCGGCAAGCTGAAGGACGCCGAGAAGGAGATCGAGAAGTTCCGGGCCGAGAAGGTCCTCCAGGCCGCCGCCGGTCTCGCCGAGTCCGCCAAGGACGTCCGCGGTGTCGCGCTGGTCACCGGCCGGGTCCCGGACGGCACCACCGCCGACGATCTGCGCAAGCTGGTCCTGGACGTGCGCGGGCGCATCCAGGGCGGGCGGGCCGCGGTCGTGGCCCTGTTCACCACGGTCAACGGCAAGCCGCTGACGGTCATCGCCACCAACGAGGCCGCCCGTGAGCGCGGCCTGAAGGCCGGTGACCTGGTCCGCACGGCCGCCAAGACCCTCGGCGGCGGCGGTGGCGGCAAGCCGGACGTCGCCCAGGGCGGTGGCCAGAATCCCGCCGCCATCGGCGAGGCCGTCGACGCCGTCGAGCGGCTCGTCGCCGAGACGGCGAAGTAG
- a CDS encoding vitamin K epoxide reductase family protein, whose translation MSKTTVKDVSTEPEPSPERTAGAPRAEGGSRAFGLLLVITGVAGLLAAWVITLDKFKLLEAKVAGKTFTPGCSLNPVVSCGSVMESKQAAAFGFPNPMLGLVAYGIVVCVGMSLLARARFPRWYWLTFNAGTLFGVGFCAWLMFQSLYRINALCLWCCLAWVATIVMFWYVTSFNVRKGFLPAPAWLRGFFGEFTWVLPVLHIGIIGMLILTRWWDFWTS comes from the coding sequence ATGAGCAAGACGACAGTCAAGGACGTCTCCACCGAGCCCGAGCCCTCGCCGGAGCGCACGGCCGGCGCCCCGCGCGCCGAGGGCGGCAGCCGCGCCTTCGGCCTGCTGCTGGTGATCACGGGCGTTGCCGGGCTGCTGGCCGCGTGGGTCATCACGCTCGACAAGTTCAAGCTGCTGGAGGCCAAGGTCGCCGGCAAGACCTTCACCCCCGGGTGCAGCCTCAACCCGGTCGTCTCCTGCGGCAGCGTCATGGAGAGCAAGCAGGCCGCCGCCTTCGGGTTCCCCAACCCGATGCTCGGTTTGGTCGCCTACGGCATCGTCGTCTGCGTGGGCATGAGCCTGCTCGCCCGGGCCCGCTTCCCGCGCTGGTACTGGCTCACCTTCAACGCGGGCACGCTGTTCGGCGTCGGGTTCTGCGCCTGGCTGATGTTCCAGTCGCTGTACCGGATCAACGCCCTGTGCCTGTGGTGCTGCCTGGCCTGGGTCGCCACGATCGTCATGTTCTGGTACGTGACCTCGTTCAACGTCCGCAAGGGCTTCCTGCCGGCGCCCGCCTGGCTCCGGGGCTTCTTCGGCGAGTTCACCTGGGTCCTGCCCGTGCTGCACATCGGCATCATCGGCATGCTGATCCTCACCCGCTGGTGGGACTTCTGGACGAGCTGA
- the hisS gene encoding histidine--tRNA ligase has protein sequence MSTFKAPKGTYDLIPPDSAKYLAVREAIAAPLRGSGYGYIETPGFENVELFARGVGESTDIVTKEMYAFETKGGDRLALRPEGTASVLRAALEASLHKTGNLPVKLWYSGSYYRYERPQKGRYRHFSQVGAEAIGAEDPALDAELIILADQAYRSLGLRNFRILLNSLGDKECRPVYREALQTFLRGLDLDEDTLRRAEINPLRVLDDKRPDVQKQLTDAPLLRDYLCDACKAYHEEVRSLITAAGVAFEDDPKLVRGLDYYTRTTFEFVHDGLGSQSAVGGGGRYDGLSEMIGGPALPSVGWALGVDRTVLALEAEGVELELPATTSVFAVPLGEEARRVLFAKVTELRKNGIAADFAYGGKGLKGAMKNANRSGARYAIVAGERDLAEGVVQLKDMESGEQTAVGVNEIVAELESRLG, from the coding sequence GTGAGCACCTTCAAGGCCCCCAAGGGCACGTACGACCTGATCCCGCCGGACTCCGCCAAGTACCTGGCCGTCCGCGAGGCCATCGCCGCCCCGCTGCGGGGCTCCGGCTACGGCTACATCGAGACGCCCGGCTTCGAGAACGTCGAGCTGTTCGCCCGCGGCGTCGGCGAGTCCACCGACATCGTCACCAAGGAGATGTACGCCTTCGAGACCAAGGGCGGCGACCGGCTCGCCCTGCGCCCCGAGGGCACGGCCTCCGTGCTGCGCGCGGCCCTGGAGGCCAGCCTGCACAAGACGGGCAACCTCCCCGTCAAGCTCTGGTACTCGGGCTCGTACTACCGCTACGAGCGCCCCCAGAAGGGCCGCTACCGCCACTTCTCCCAGGTCGGCGCCGAGGCGATCGGCGCCGAGGACCCGGCGCTGGACGCCGAGCTGATCATCCTCGCCGACCAGGCGTACCGCTCGCTGGGCCTGCGGAACTTCCGCATCCTGCTCAACAGCCTGGGCGACAAGGAGTGCCGCCCGGTCTACCGGGAGGCGCTGCAGACCTTCCTGCGGGGACTGGATCTGGACGAGGACACCCTGCGCCGCGCCGAGATCAACCCGCTGCGCGTCCTGGACGACAAGCGCCCGGACGTCCAGAAGCAGCTCACCGACGCCCCGCTCCTGCGCGACTACCTCTGCGACGCCTGCAAGGCGTACCACGAGGAGGTCCGGTCGCTGATCACGGCGGCGGGCGTCGCCTTCGAGGACGACCCCAAGCTGGTGCGCGGCCTGGACTACTACACGCGGACCACCTTCGAGTTCGTCCACGACGGCCTGGGCTCGCAGTCCGCGGTGGGCGGCGGCGGCCGCTACGACGGCCTGTCCGAGATGATCGGCGGTCCCGCGCTGCCGTCCGTCGGCTGGGCCCTCGGCGTCGACCGCACCGTCCTCGCCCTGGAGGCGGAGGGCGTCGAGCTCGAGCTGCCCGCCACCACCAGCGTCTTCGCGGTCCCGCTCGGCGAGGAGGCCCGCCGCGTGCTGTTCGCGAAGGTCACCGAACTGCGCAAGAACGGCATCGCCGCCGACTTCGCCTACGGCGGCAAGGGCCTCAAGGGTGCCATGAAGAACGCCAACCGCAGCGGCGCCCGCTACGCGATCGTCGCCGGTGAACGGGATCTGGCCGAGGGCGTCGTCCAGCTCAAGGACATGGAGTCCGGCGAGCAGACGGCGGTCGGCGTGAACGAGATCGTGGCGGAGCTGGAGTCGCGGCTCGGCTGA
- a CDS encoding MBL fold metallo-hydrolase, translated as MLIAGFPAGAWGTNCYLVAPAAGEECVIIDPGHQAAQGVEEALKKHRLKPVAVVLTHGHIDHVASVVPVCGAHDVPAWIHPSDRYMMSDPEKALGRSIGMPLMGELTVGEPDDVKELTDGATLELAGFRFSVAHAPGHTKGSVTFGLPEAADIPPILFSGDLLFAGSIGRTDLPGGDMADMLDSLARVCLPLDDSTVVLSGHGPQTTIGQERATNPYLRQVAAGQGAAEAPRRGM; from the coding sequence GTGCTCATTGCCGGGTTCCCCGCCGGGGCCTGGGGGACGAACTGCTACCTCGTCGCCCCCGCCGCCGGTGAGGAGTGCGTGATCATCGACCCCGGCCACCAGGCCGCCCAGGGCGTCGAGGAGGCGCTGAAGAAGCATCGGCTCAAGCCCGTCGCCGTCGTCCTCACCCACGGCCACATCGACCATGTGGCCTCGGTCGTCCCGGTGTGCGGCGCGCACGACGTGCCGGCCTGGATCCACCCCTCGGACCGCTACATGATGAGCGACCCCGAGAAGGCGCTCGGCCGGTCCATCGGGATGCCGCTGATGGGCGAGCTGACCGTGGGGGAGCCCGACGACGTCAAGGAGCTGACCGACGGAGCGACGCTGGAGCTGGCGGGATTCCGGTTCTCCGTCGCGCACGCGCCGGGCCATACCAAGGGGTCGGTGACCTTCGGCCTGCCCGAGGCGGCGGACATCCCGCCGATCCTGTTCTCGGGCGACCTGCTGTTCGCCGGCTCCATCGGACGCACCGACCTGCCCGGCGGCGACATGGCCGACATGCTCGACTCGCTGGCCCGCGTGTGCCTGCCGCTCGACGACTCGACCGTGGTGCTGTCCGGCCACGGCCCCCAGACGACCATCGGCCAGGAGCGCGCCACCAATCCCTATCTGCGGCAGGTGGCCGCCGGCCAGGGCGCTGCCGAGGCGCCCCGACGAGGAATGTGA
- the rpsD gene encoding 30S ribosomal protein S4, translated as MANQSRPKVKKSRALGIALTPKAVKYFEARPYPPGEHGRGRKQNSDYKVRLLEKQRLRAQYDISERQLVRAYERASKVQGKTGEALIVELEKRLDALVLRSGIARTIYQARQMVVHGHIQVNGKKVDKPSFVVRPDDVVQVRDRSKEKTLFTIAREGGFAPDGETPRYLQVNLKALAFRLDREPNRKEIPVICDEQLVVEYYAR; from the coding sequence ATGGCGAACCAGTCCCGCCCCAAGGTCAAGAAGTCGCGTGCCCTCGGCATCGCGCTGACCCCGAAGGCCGTCAAGTACTTCGAGGCCCGCCCCTACCCGCCGGGTGAGCACGGCCGCGGCCGCAAGCAGAACTCGGACTACAAGGTCCGTCTGCTGGAGAAGCAGCGCCTGCGCGCTCAGTACGACATCTCCGAGCGTCAGCTCGTCCGCGCCTACGAGCGCGCCTCCAAGGTCCAGGGCAAGACCGGTGAGGCCCTGATCGTGGAGCTGGAGAAGCGCCTCGACGCGCTGGTCCTGCGTTCGGGCATCGCCCGCACGATCTACCAGGCCCGCCAGATGGTCGTCCACGGCCACATCCAGGTCAACGGCAAGAAGGTCGACAAGCCGTCCTTCGTCGTCCGTCCCGACGACGTGGTGCAGGTCCGCGACCGCTCCAAGGAGAAGACGCTCTTCACGATCGCCCGTGAAGGCGGCTTCGCCCCCGACGGCGAGACCCCGCGCTACCTCCAGGTGAACCTCAAGGCCCTGGCGTTCCGCCTGGACCGTGAGCCGAACCGCAAGGAGATCCCGGTGATCTGCGACGAGCAGCTCGTCGTCGAGTACTACGCCCGCTGA
- a CDS encoding replication-associated recombination protein A, whose protein sequence is MEPDLFTAAAEERQEKEPSSSPLAVRMRPRTLDEVVGQQHLLKPGSPLRRLVGEGTSGSPAGPSSVILWGPPGTGKTTLAYVVSKATNKRFVELSAITAGVKEVRAVIDGARRASGGYGKETVLFLDEIHRFSKAQQDSLLPAVENRWVTLIAATTENPYFSVISPLLSRSLLLTLEPLTDDDIRDLLRRALADERGLGGAVALPEDTEDHLLRIAGGDARRALTALEAAAGAALDKGETEIGLTTLEETVDRAAVKYDRDGDQHYDVASALIKSIRGSDVDAALHYLARMIEAGEDPRFIARRLMISASEDIGLADPNALPIAVAAAQAVAMIGFPEAALTLSHATIALALAPKSNAATTAIGAALDDVRKGLAGPVPPHLRDSHYKGAGKLGHGQGYVYPHDLPEGIAAQQYAPDALKDREYYTPTRHGAEARYADAVEWTRQHLGRRRS, encoded by the coding sequence GTGGAGCCCGACCTGTTCACCGCCGCAGCAGAAGAACGCCAGGAGAAGGAGCCGTCGAGCAGCCCGCTGGCGGTCCGGATGCGCCCGCGCACCCTCGACGAGGTGGTGGGCCAGCAGCACCTGCTCAAGCCCGGCTCACCCCTGCGCCGACTGGTCGGCGAGGGCACCTCGGGCAGCCCCGCCGGCCCCTCCTCGGTGATCCTGTGGGGCCCGCCGGGCACCGGCAAGACGACCCTGGCGTACGTGGTCTCCAAGGCCACCAACAAGCGCTTCGTCGAACTGTCGGCGATCACCGCGGGCGTCAAGGAGGTCCGCGCGGTCATCGACGGCGCCCGCCGCGCCTCCGGCGGGTACGGCAAGGAGACGGTCCTCTTCCTCGACGAGATCCACCGCTTCAGCAAGGCGCAGCAGGACTCCCTGCTCCCGGCCGTGGAGAACCGCTGGGTCACGCTGATCGCCGCGACCACCGAGAACCCGTACTTCTCGGTGATCTCCCCCCTGCTGTCCCGCTCCCTCCTGCTCACCCTCGAACCCCTCACCGACGACGACATCAGGGACCTGCTGCGGCGGGCGCTGGCCGACGAGCGCGGGCTCGGCGGCGCCGTCGCCCTCCCCGAGGACACCGAGGACCACCTGCTGCGCATCGCCGGCGGCGACGCCCGCCGCGCCCTGACCGCGCTGGAGGCCGCCGCCGGGGCCGCGCTCGACAAGGGCGAGACGGAGATCGGCCTGACCACGCTGGAGGAGACGGTCGACCGGGCGGCGGTGAAGTACGACCGCGACGGCGACCAGCACTACGACGTCGCCAGCGCCCTGATCAAGTCCATCCGCGGCTCCGACGTCGACGCCGCCCTGCACTACCTGGCCCGGATGATCGAGGCCGGCGAGGACCCGCGTTTCATCGCCCGCCGCCTGATGATCTCCGCCAGCGAGGACATCGGCCTCGCCGACCCGAACGCCCTGCCCATCGCGGTCGCCGCCGCCCAGGCCGTCGCCATGATCGGCTTCCCCGAGGCCGCGCTGACCCTCAGCCACGCCACCATCGCCCTCGCGCTCGCCCCCAAGTCCAACGCGGCCACGACCGCGATCGGCGCCGCCCTGGACGACGTGCGCAAGGGCCTGGCCGGTCCCGTACCGCCGCACCTGCGCGACAGCCACTACAAGGGCGCGGGCAAGCTCGGCCACGGGCAGGGGTACGTCTACCCGCACGACCTGCCCGAGGGGATCGCCGCCCAGCAGTACGCCCCGGACGCGCTGAAGGACCGGGAGTACTACACGCCGACCCGGCACGGCGCGGAGGCGCGGTACGCGGACGCCGTCGAGTGGACCCGGCAGCACCTCGGTCGCAGGCGGTCCTGA